One Lysinibacillus fusiformis genomic window carries:
- a CDS encoding acyltransferase family protein encodes MIKEWDYLRVVACLSIILLHTSSWIIMEVGVEPEQTFYLFLRIALCYATPTFIVLSILILANRYRERIPSNFWSSRIQYIFVPFLVWAFIDAYLVESIYRKGLLWEKYVNNVLYGEFVGWFVVVIMQLYVVFALMKRFKWSFTWFLPLCVLITLIHHTVILLPYPIFEENTMVLRLFFTGWLGYFALAYAIGMYYSQIAELAKKYRSATIVLVLLSALFLYIRLLLGFTEVHSRRLDLVPLVVSIVLFVIAWGQSVPHTTVVRIISQYAFMIYLIHWEVLRLSTGWFVTHFESTLVRVPLLMLWTLAVCIVLTKLVSLLPCSQWIVGRIRKRVS; translated from the coding sequence GTGATTAAAGAGTGGGATTACCTACGTGTGGTGGCGTGTCTGTCCATTATACTATTACACACATCGTCGTGGATTATAATGGAGGTTGGTGTAGAGCCGGAGCAGACGTTTTATCTGTTTTTGCGCATTGCCTTATGCTACGCAACGCCTACGTTTATTGTATTGTCGATTTTAATATTGGCCAACCGTTATCGTGAACGAATACCGTCTAACTTTTGGTCGAGTAGAATTCAGTATATTTTTGTGCCTTTTTTAGTGTGGGCATTTATAGATGCATATCTTGTGGAGTCGATTTATCGTAAGGGCTTGTTATGGGAAAAGTATGTGAATAATGTGCTTTATGGTGAGTTTGTTGGCTGGTTTGTGGTTGTGATTATGCAACTGTATGTGGTGTTCGCGCTGATGAAGCGTTTTAAGTGGTCGTTCACGTGGTTTTTACCATTATGTGTGCTGATTACGCTTATTCATCATACAGTTATTTTGTTGCCGTATCCAATCTTTGAAGAAAATACAATGGTGCTTCGTTTATTCTTTACGGGTTGGCTTGGTTATTTTGCGTTGGCCTACGCAATAGGGATGTATTATTCGCAAATTGCGGAGTTGGCAAAAAAGTATCGTAGTGCGACAATTGTATTGGTGTTGTTATCAGCCTTATTTTTGTACATCCGTTTGTTACTCGGTTTCACAGAAGTACATTCGAGACGACTCGATTTAGTACCACTTGTGGTGAGTATTGTGCTGTTTGTGATTGCTTGGGGACAGTCGGTACCGCATACGACAGTTGTTCGTATTATTAGTCAATATGCGTTTATGATTTATCTCATACATTGGGAGGTTCTGCGCTTATCGACAGGTTGGTTTGTGACACATTTTGAGAGTACACTTGTCCGCGTACCACTATTAATGCTGTGGACATTGGCCGTTTGCATCGTGCTGACGAAGCTAGTTTCACTGCTACCATGTAGTCAATGGATTGTCGGGAGAATAAGGAAGCGTGTTTCATAA
- a CDS encoding DHHW family protein has protein sequence MRKIQTYLLPITFFCIIFGGFVVHVLTLDRPQSEMENRPLESANISPSLQEIFSGKWSKQVESYISDQFPARDTWMRDYVFFQRAMGKTYLNDKYAVDDESGWIISKPAAAKSEEELASFATDLQKLSKGLAEKNIPFTFYSLPAKATYSREPSPSYMPDDAGIANNTKLHELVTAAGVDNVRLYDEMKEDLSAERNFFKTDHHWTMRGAYSGYEALLKTVSARLGETITPIPFDEANTFCLPNQFAGSWNKILYMTVDNNEQICYNEPASFATQFTIYDGTMEEGITAPYEAVYGRAKQMNPEALVNYADAYSRDFAELTIVNENYDSDKHLVVIKDSYFNTIQFHVASHFKTVTILDLRYLEKDVISYLQSMKPDYVVLAYNDRNLKLMPE, from the coding sequence ATGCGAAAAATTCAAACATACCTTTTACCAATTACCTTTTTTTGCATCATTTTCGGTGGCTTCGTCGTGCATGTGTTAACGCTGGATCGTCCACAATCTGAAATGGAGAACCGTCCGTTAGAATCAGCAAATATTTCTCCGAGTCTACAAGAAATCTTTTCAGGGAAATGGTCAAAACAGGTAGAATCCTATATTTCCGATCAATTCCCCGCACGTGATACATGGATGCGCGACTACGTCTTCTTCCAACGTGCTATGGGCAAAACATATTTAAACGATAAGTACGCAGTCGATGATGAAAGCGGCTGGATTATTTCCAAGCCAGCCGCAGCAAAATCTGAAGAGGAGCTTGCCTCCTTCGCTACTGATTTACAGAAGTTAAGTAAAGGGTTAGCAGAAAAAAATATACCCTTTACCTTTTATTCATTACCTGCGAAAGCAACTTACTCACGCGAGCCAAGCCCGAGCTATATGCCAGACGATGCAGGTATAGCCAACAACACAAAACTACATGAGCTTGTCACAGCTGCCGGCGTAGACAATGTACGTCTCTATGATGAAATGAAAGAAGACTTATCTGCAGAACGAAACTTCTTTAAAACAGATCATCACTGGACAATGCGCGGTGCATACTCAGGCTACGAGGCATTGTTGAAAACAGTAAGTGCACGACTAGGTGAAACAATCACGCCAATTCCATTCGATGAAGCCAATACATTTTGCTTACCAAATCAGTTCGCTGGCTCTTGGAATAAAATCCTGTATATGACTGTCGATAACAATGAGCAGATTTGCTACAACGAGCCCGCATCGTTTGCAACACAGTTTACAATTTACGATGGTACAATGGAAGAAGGCATCACTGCTCCATACGAGGCTGTGTATGGTCGCGCCAAGCAAATGAACCCTGAGGCGTTAGTGAATTATGCGGATGCCTATAGCCGGGACTTTGCCGAGCTCACGATTGTAAACGAAAACTATGACAGCGACAAACACCTCGTAGTCATCAAGGATTCTTACTTTAACACCATCCAATTTCATGTAGCGAGTCACTTTAAAACAGTAACAATTTTAGACTTACGTTATCTTGAAAAAGATGTGATTTCCTATTTACAAAGCATGAAACCAGACTATGTCGTGCTTGCCTACAACGACCGAAATCTAAAGTTGATGCCGGAGTGA